The following are encoded in a window of Pseudalgibacter alginicilyticus genomic DNA:
- a CDS encoding phage integrase SAM-like domain-containing protein, with translation MATIAFAYRSTKKEANIQVRLVTYLEGTKKEDTKKRKSIYASTKFEVLKVFWDKYQTGTKFSGINKGLALKLDTLKKEISEHILDAYKSVKDKSIINKEWLLQTVHEYYNPPQPEIEIVIPEHLIEYIDFYKNDRGSDLSLNAVKKWGVIKNKLLRFEASQGKHYLIKDVNSTFKNRLLDYYTANQYSVNTAQREFAYIKSLCKHARLKGVEVSPETEGLTIKKVKFPKVYLTFTDLTKIQELEGLTESLDNARDWLIISCYTAQRVSDFMRFNKSMVRLEKNVPIIEFTQVKTGKETAIPLLPEVMSVLDKRGGEFPRRISDQKYNDYIKVVCEKAGINKKTKGKKRVCVAPEGVKPTKNHYRDLEGTFEKWELVSSHIGRRSFSTNYYGKLPTTYLIGITNHSTEAQFLNYIQKGKKDLVFDAYEQLINAKQ, from the coding sequence ATGGCTACAATTGCATTTGCTTACCGTTCTACAAAAAAGGAAGCTAATATTCAAGTTAGATTAGTTACTTACTTAGAAGGTACTAAAAAGGAAGATACTAAAAAGCGCAAATCTATTTATGCATCTACTAAATTTGAAGTCTTAAAGGTTTTTTGGGATAAATACCAAACAGGAACTAAATTTTCAGGAATTAATAAAGGTTTAGCGTTAAAGCTTGACACACTTAAAAAAGAAATAAGCGAACATATTTTAGATGCTTATAAAAGTGTAAAAGACAAATCAATTATAAATAAAGAATGGTTACTTCAAACAGTGCACGAGTATTACAACCCTCCACAACCTGAAATTGAAATAGTAATTCCTGAACACCTTATAGAATATATTGATTTTTATAAAAACGACAGGGGAAGTGATTTAAGTTTAAACGCTGTAAAAAAATGGGGTGTTATTAAAAATAAACTTTTACGATTTGAAGCTTCACAAGGTAAACACTATTTAATTAAAGACGTTAACAGCACTTTTAAAAATAGGCTATTAGATTACTATACAGCAAATCAATATTCGGTGAATACAGCACAAAGGGAATTTGCTTATATCAAATCATTATGTAAACACGCTAGGTTAAAAGGTGTAGAGGTTTCGCCTGAAACAGAAGGTTTGACAATTAAGAAAGTAAAGTTTCCAAAAGTGTATTTAACTTTTACTGATTTAACTAAAATTCAGGAATTAGAAGGTTTAACAGAATCACTAGATAATGCAAGGGATTGGCTTATTATATCCTGTTATACAGCCCAGCGTGTAAGTGATTTTATGCGCTTTAATAAATCTATGGTAAGATTAGAAAAGAATGTTCCTATAATAGAATTTACACAAGTAAAGACAGGTAAAGAAACTGCAATTCCTTTATTGCCTGAAGTAATGAGTGTTTTAGATAAACGAGGCGGGGAATTTCCAAGACGTATATCAGACCAAAAGTATAACGATTATATAAAAGTTGTATGTGAAAAGGCTGGTATTAATAAAAAGACAAAAGGTAAAAAACGTGTCTGTGTAGCACCTGAAGGAGTTAAACCAACAAAAAATCATTATAGAGATTTAGAAGGAACTTTTGAAAAATGGGAACTTGTATCAAGTCATATTGGACGTAGGAGTTTTTCTACAAACTACTATGGTAAATTACCTACTACTTATTTAATAGGTATCACCAATCACAGCACAGAAGCGCAATTTTTAAATTATATTCAAAAGGGTAAAAAAGACCTTGTCTTTGATGCTTACGAACAATTAATAAATGCAAAACAATAA
- a CDS encoding MerR family transcriptional regulator encodes MNNIKTHFSIKDLENLTGIKAHTIRIWEKRYNLLSPNRSDTNIRNYSLESFQKLLNISYLNNNGIKISKIASLEENQIPIKVREIASRSKAEDYAINAFKLAMVNFDQVLFYNTYNNLIENKSFNDIFYNIFLPLLNEIGLLWQTNTITPAHEHFISIHIKQKILINIERIQTLDPKPKSKTFVLFLPENEIHDIGLLFINYQLISKGYHSIFLGGNIPMESLTDLFTFFDDITFISYFTVSPELDAIPNYINKFNNMLLKDNKTKLLLLGKKLNHLNTIELPKKVIRYNSIESLIEKL; translated from the coding sequence ATGAACAATATTAAGACGCATTTCAGTATTAAGGATTTAGAAAACCTTACTGGGATAAAGGCACATACCATCCGCATTTGGGAAAAGCGTTATAATCTATTGAGCCCAAATAGGTCCGACACTAATATTAGAAACTACAGTTTAGAAAGTTTTCAAAAACTTTTAAACATTTCTTATCTAAACAATAATGGTATTAAAATTTCTAAAATTGCAAGCTTAGAAGAAAATCAAATTCCTATTAAAGTAAGAGAAATAGCTTCAAGAAGTAAAGCAGAAGACTATGCCATAAATGCTTTTAAATTGGCCATGGTAAACTTTGACCAAGTTCTTTTTTACAACACTTACAACAACTTAATTGAAAATAAGTCTTTTAATGACATTTTTTACAACATATTTCTTCCTCTATTAAATGAAATTGGTTTGCTTTGGCAAACAAATACCATTACCCCTGCACACGAACATTTTATTTCCATTCATATAAAACAAAAAATACTTATTAACATTGAACGAATACAAACGTTAGACCCCAAACCAAAATCTAAAACTTTCGTACTCTTTCTACCAGAAAATGAAATACATGACATTGGGCTGCTATTTATTAATTATCAATTAATTAGCAAAGGATATCATAGTATTTTTTTAGGAGGAAACATTCCTATGGAAAGTTTAACAGATCTGTTTACTTTTTTTGATGACATTACTTTTATATCTTATTTTACCGTAAGCCCTGAACTGGATGCCATTCCTAACTACATCAATAAATTTAACAACATGTTGTTAAAAGACAACAAAACAAAACTCCTGCTTTTAGGCAAAAAACTTAATCATCTCAATACAATTGAGCTACCTAAAAAAGTAATACGATACAATTCTATAGAAAGTCTAATTGAAAAATTATAA
- a CDS encoding phytoene desaturase family protein, whose protein sequence is MNKTISIIGSGFSSLSAACYLAKAGNDVTVFEKNETIGGRARQFKKKGFTFDIGPTWYWMPDVFERFFSDFNKQPSDYYTLEKLNPAYSVYFGKEDYITIEDTLDKILKAFEVEEKGSSKKLKIFIEQAKSNYNIAIKDLVYNPGVSPLELITPKTITKLNQFFSTIKKDVRKEFKNERLVKILEFPVLFLGAKPSNTPSFYNFMNYADFGIGTFHPKKGMYQVILALEALAKELGVKIKTNAPVEKILVNDDGKATGIISNKTIYNADIVLSGADYHHSETLLDKPYRQYSELYWNKKTFAPSSLLFYIGFDKKLKNVNHHTLFFDVDFEIHAEAIYDTPKWPENPLFYASFPSLTDNSCAPNEKEAGIFLIPLAPGLKDTTTLRETYFNKIITRFENLTSQKVKKHIIFKESFCVNDFVKDYNSYKGNAYGMANTLMQTAFLRPKMKSKKVKNLFFTGQLTVPGPGVPPSLISGKLVADLIKKHHSN, encoded by the coding sequence ATGAATAAAACAATATCTATAATTGGCTCAGGTTTTTCTTCACTATCAGCTGCGTGCTATTTAGCTAAAGCTGGCAATGATGTAACTGTATTTGAAAAAAACGAAACAATTGGCGGTCGTGCCCGACAATTTAAAAAAAAGGGATTTACTTTTGATATTGGTCCTACTTGGTACTGGATGCCTGATGTTTTTGAACGATTTTTTTCTGATTTTAATAAACAGCCTTCAGATTATTACACATTAGAAAAACTAAATCCTGCTTACAGTGTTTATTTTGGAAAAGAAGATTATATAACCATTGAAGATACATTAGACAAAATACTAAAAGCATTTGAAGTAGAAGAAAAAGGAAGTTCTAAAAAACTTAAAATATTTATAGAACAAGCTAAAAGCAATTATAACATTGCCATCAAAGATTTGGTTTACAATCCAGGGGTTTCACCTTTAGAACTAATAACTCCTAAAACCATTACAAAACTTAATCAGTTTTTTAGCACCATTAAAAAGGATGTTAGAAAAGAATTTAAAAATGAACGTTTAGTAAAAATTCTTGAATTCCCTGTTTTATTTTTAGGTGCAAAACCTAGCAACACCCCTTCGTTTTATAATTTTATGAATTATGCTGATTTTGGAATAGGAACCTTTCATCCCAAAAAAGGTATGTACCAAGTTATTTTAGCTTTAGAAGCATTAGCTAAAGAATTAGGGGTTAAAATAAAAACAAATGCGCCCGTTGAAAAAATATTAGTTAATGATGATGGTAAAGCTACGGGAATAATTTCCAATAAAACCATTTACAACGCAGATATAGTACTTAGTGGCGCAGATTATCATCACTCAGAAACACTTCTTGATAAGCCTTACAGACAATACTCTGAATTGTATTGGAACAAAAAAACATTCGCTCCTTCTTCATTATTATTTTATATTGGTTTTGACAAAAAGCTAAAAAATGTAAACCACCATACATTATTTTTTGATGTAGATTTTGAAATACATGCCGAAGCCATCTACGACACCCCTAAATGGCCAGAAAACCCATTATTTTACGCAAGTTTTCCTAGCTTAACAGATAATAGTTGTGCCCCAAATGAAAAAGAAGCTGGTATTTTTTTAATTCCATTAGCACCAGGATTAAAAGACACAACTACGCTAAGAGAAACTTATTTCAATAAAATAATAACAAGATTTGAAAACTTAACCTCTCAAAAAGTAAAAAAACACATTATATTTAAGGAATCCTTTTGTGTTAACGATTTTGTAAAAGATTACAATTCATATAAGGGAAATGCATATGGTATGGCAAACACACTCATGCAAACCGCTTTTTTAAGACCTAAAATGAAAAGTAAAAAAGTAAAAAACCTCTTTTTTACTGGTCAATTAACAGTTCCTGGCCCAGGTGTACCGCCTTCACTAATTTCAGGAAAACTGGTAGCTGATTTAATAAAAAAACATCATAGTAACTAA
- a CDS encoding phytoene/squalene synthase family protein, with protein sequence MKALFDTISYDCSKIVTKTYSTSFSLATKMLYKSIRKDIYNIYGFVRFADEIVDSFHDYDKETLFNNFSNDLEDALHNKISLNPILNSFQHTYHQYNIDKELVDAFLHSMRMDLHKSTYLAESDFKKYIYGSADVVGLMCLKVFVKGDKSKYNELKETAMALGSAFQKVNFLRDLKADFDDLNRSYFPNIDLSRLDETSKKTIIEDIESDFNKGLSGIKKLPIEAKFGVFMAYRYYSQLLKKLKKTPALQIKNTRIRVSDPKKMELLMRSYVKYQLNLM encoded by the coding sequence ATGAAAGCTTTATTTGATACCATATCGTATGATTGTAGTAAAATTGTTACTAAAACATATAGTACATCATTTTCATTAGCTACAAAAATGCTATACAAATCCATCAGAAAAGATATTTATAACATCTATGGCTTCGTAAGATTTGCTGATGAAATTGTAGATTCTTTTCATGATTATGACAAAGAAACATTGTTCAACAATTTCTCAAACGATTTAGAAGATGCGCTTCACAATAAAATAAGTCTGAATCCAATACTAAATTCTTTTCAACACACTTACCATCAATATAATATTGATAAAGAACTGGTAGATGCTTTTTTGCACAGTATGCGCATGGATTTACACAAATCAACATATCTTGCAGAATCAGATTTTAAAAAATACATTTATGGGTCTGCTGATGTTGTTGGACTTATGTGTCTTAAAGTTTTTGTGAAAGGAGACAAATCTAAGTACAACGAATTAAAAGAAACAGCTATGGCTTTAGGTTCTGCATTTCAAAAAGTAAATTTTCTTAGAGATTTAAAAGCTGATTTTGATGATTTAAATAGAAGCTATTTCCCTAATATCGATTTAAGTAGATTAGACGAAACCTCTAAAAAAACCATCATTGAAGATATTGAATCCGATTTCAACAAAGGTCTTTCTGGTATAAAAAAATTGCCCATAGAAGCTAAATTTGGAGTTTTTATGGCTTATAGATATTACAGTCAACTACTAAAAAAACTAAAGAAAACGCCTGCTTTACAAATTAAAAATACACGCATTCGAGTTTCTGATCCAAAAAAAATGGAACTTTTAATGCGTAGTTATGTAAAATATCAACTAAATTTAATGTGA
- a CDS encoding sterol desaturase family protein, which yields MQTLFWILIFISVFCFMEFMAWFTHKYIMHGFLWHLHKDHHKKDHNGWFERNDAFFLFYAAVSILCFYLWNYENVWFCLPIALGIMAYGATYFLVHDIFIHQRFKIFRNANNWYAKGLRRAHKMHHKHIGKNDGECFGMLFVPFKYFKK from the coding sequence ATGCAAACCCTATTTTGGATATTAATTTTTATTAGTGTTTTTTGCTTTATGGAATTTATGGCATGGTTTACCCATAAATATATCATGCACGGTTTTTTGTGGCATTTACACAAAGATCACCATAAAAAAGATCACAATGGTTGGTTTGAGCGCAATGACGCTTTTTTCTTGTTTTATGCAGCCGTTAGCATACTTTGCTTTTACCTATGGAATTATGAAAATGTGTGGTTCTGTTTACCCATAGCTTTAGGAATTATGGCCTATGGAGCTACCTACTTTTTGGTACACGATATTTTTATCCATCAACGATTTAAAATATTTAGAAATGCAAACAATTGGTATGCTAAAGGTTTAAGAAGAGCTCACAAAATGCATCACAAACACATTGGCAAAAATGATGGCGAATGTTTTGGTATGCTTTTCGTTCCATTCAAATATTTTAAGAAATAA
- a CDS encoding lycopene cyclase family protein: MIDEFHFDYIIIGNGLAGLQLALKMTSDSFFDNKQIALIDVSEKKTNDKTWSFWETKPSQWNDLTYKTWEHATVITSKKNIDLNLKPYQYKSIKSIDFYRHSISKLKKHSNIHFIKEKVYSVNESKQALVKTNKNTYTCNHVFDSRIPNISSGQIKNYTYLIQHFKGWVIKTNTAVFDNNKITMMDYRLKDGEQTTFTYILPFSKNEALIEFTYFTENTVTEAIYDTYIKTYIDTYLKIENYTVIETEMGQIPMTNFPFYKYNTKKTTKIGTAGGWVKGSTGYSFKHTEKKAAIIIGNLKANRIPSHNLFKSKYMFYDKVFLKVLKDENYKGEWIFQQFYDKNSIQTMFRFLDEESSFIEEIKIMWSLFSWSFIKAFFKTL; the protein is encoded by the coding sequence ATGATTGATGAATTTCATTTTGATTATATCATCATAGGAAATGGTTTGGCTGGTTTGCAATTGGCACTAAAAATGACTTCTGATTCGTTTTTTGATAATAAGCAAATAGCTTTAATAGATGTTTCAGAAAAAAAAACCAATGATAAAACCTGGAGTTTTTGGGAAACAAAACCTTCACAATGGAATGATTTAACCTACAAAACATGGGAACATGCAACCGTTATAACATCAAAAAAAAATATTGATTTAAATTTAAAACCTTATCAGTATAAATCTATAAAATCTATTGATTTTTACAGACACTCCATATCAAAACTAAAAAAGCATTCTAACATTCATTTTATAAAAGAGAAAGTCTACTCGGTAAATGAAAGTAAGCAAGCACTAGTTAAAACAAATAAAAACACTTACACTTGCAATCATGTGTTTGATAGTAGAATTCCAAATATTTCTTCAGGACAAATTAAAAACTACACTTATTTAATTCAACATTTTAAAGGTTGGGTAATTAAAACCAACACAGCTGTTTTTGATAACAATAAAATCACCATGATGGATTACCGGTTAAAAGATGGTGAACAAACTACATTTACATATATTTTACCTTTTTCAAAAAATGAAGCCTTAATAGAGTTTACTTATTTTACCGAAAACACTGTAACCGAAGCTATTTACGACACATACATTAAAACATATATTGATACGTATTTAAAAATAGAAAACTATACTGTTATTGAAACTGAAATGGGACAAATCCCTATGACCAATTTCCCTTTTTATAAATACAACACAAAAAAGACTACCAAAATAGGCACAGCTGGTGGCTGGGTTAAAGGGTCTACTGGGTATTCATTCAAACATACCGAAAAAAAAGCAGCTATTATTATTGGTAATCTTAAAGCAAACCGAATACCTTCACACAACTTATTTAAAAGTAAATACATGTTTTACGACAAGGTGTTTTTAAAAGTCTTAAAAGATGAAAACTATAAAGGGGAATGGATTTTTCAGCAATTTTATGATAAAAACTCCATACAAACCATGTTTCGCTTTTTAGACGAAGAATCCTCTTTCATTGAAGAAATTAAAATTATGTGGTCTTTATTCTCATGGAGTTTTATTAAAGCTTTTTTTAAAACACTTTAA
- a CDS encoding D-2-hydroxyacid dehydrogenase — protein MKLVVLDGYTLNPGDLSWEGVEQFGDLVVYDRTKIDNQNIIKNIGEAEIVFTNKTPLPKEVLINVPHLKYIGVLATGYNIIDVETAKNRGIVVSNVPTYGTNAVAQFTMALLLEMCHHIGNHSKAVYNGQWAESLDFSFWNSPLVELDGKTMGIIGFGKIGQATAKIAQAFGLNILFYNRSKKSELETQTCKYAELDDVLKLSDIISLHCPLTEATEGIINHQNISKMKDSVMIINTSRGGLIVETDLKDALNSRKVAGAAVDVVSIEPIEKENPLLDAKNCIITPHIAWAPKESRNRLMQTTIENLKAFLDGSPINVVNK, from the coding sequence ATGAAATTAGTGGTTTTAGATGGGTACACGTTAAATCCAGGAGACTTGAGTTGGGAAGGAGTAGAACAATTTGGAGATTTGGTTGTATATGACCGAACTAAAATTGATAATCAGAATATCATCAAAAATATTGGTGAAGCAGAAATTGTTTTCACGAATAAAACTCCACTACCAAAAGAAGTTTTGATTAATGTGCCTCATTTAAAATATATTGGGGTATTAGCAACAGGTTATAATATTATAGATGTTGAAACCGCAAAAAATAGGGGGATTGTGGTTAGTAATGTACCAACATATGGAACAAATGCAGTAGCTCAATTTACTATGGCTTTATTGCTTGAAATGTGTCATCATATAGGAAATCATTCAAAAGCTGTATATAATGGCCAATGGGCAGAATCATTGGATTTTAGTTTTTGGAATTCGCCACTTGTAGAACTTGATGGAAAAACTATGGGGATTATTGGTTTTGGAAAAATAGGGCAGGCTACAGCAAAAATAGCCCAAGCATTTGGATTGAACATATTGTTTTATAATAGAAGTAAAAAGTCAGAATTAGAAACACAAACTTGTAAATATGCTGAGTTGGATGATGTTTTAAAGTTATCTGATATTATCAGTTTACATTGCCCTTTAACAGAAGCCACTGAAGGAATCATCAATCATCAAAACATATCAAAAATGAAGGATAGTGTTATGATTATAAATACATCTAGAGGCGGTTTGATTGTGGAAACCGATTTAAAAGATGCTCTCAACTCAAGAAAAGTAGCAGGAGCTGCTGTAGATGTGGTTTCAATAGAGCCAATAGAAAAAGAGAATCCATTGTTGGATGCTAAAAATTGTATCATCACACCACATATTGCCTGGGCTCCAAAAGAATCCAGAAATAGATTGATGCAAACAACGATTGAAAATTTAAAAGCTTTTTTGGATGGTAGCCCAATAAATGTTGTTAATAAATAA
- a CDS encoding TlpA family protein disulfide reductase — MKISKPKTSNILFFAILLLLIIPQTRQPIQVFIHKGLALFSPSVINDEKQKVLRDYDWKLVDANGNLFNFEDAKGKVILVNFWATWCPPCIAEMPSLQELYEDYQDKILFLLVSNESSETINKFIEGKGYSFGVYGSLSNVPKDLATSSIPRTFLIDQSGAIVIDKTGAANWNSYSVRNTIDNLLK; from the coding sequence ATGAAAATTTCAAAACCAAAAACAAGTAATATTCTTTTTTTTGCAATTTTACTATTACTAATTATTCCACAAACACGACAACCAATTCAAGTGTTTATTCATAAAGGGTTGGCATTATTTAGCCCGTCTGTTATAAATGATGAAAAACAAAAGGTGTTAAGGGACTATGATTGGAAATTAGTTGATGCTAATGGAAACTTATTTAATTTTGAAGATGCTAAAGGAAAGGTGATTTTAGTCAATTTTTGGGCAACCTGGTGTCCGCCTTGTATTGCCGAAATGCCAAGCCTGCAAGAATTGTATGAGGATTATCAGGATAAAATACTTTTCTTATTAGTTTCAAATGAATCTTCAGAAACTATTAATAAATTTATAGAAGGTAAGGGGTATTCATTTGGAGTATATGGTAGTTTGTCAAATGTTCCAAAGGATTTAGCAACGAGCAGTATTCCAAGAACATTTTTGATTGACCAAAGTGGAGCTATAGTCATAGACAAAACAGGTGCAGCTAATTGGAATAGTTATTCTGTTAGAAATACTATTGATAACCTATTAAAATAA
- a CDS encoding DUF5606 family protein — MGLEKVLAIAGKPGLYKLVTQTRGGFVAESLLDKKRISISIQQNVSVLSEIAIYTLTEEVPLVNVLASIKTKENGEQTRVKAKDSSDKLEEYFFEILPDYDEDRVYVSDIKKVIKWYNLLQEHNMLDLLDSKADTEKTADEEE, encoded by the coding sequence ATGGGCTTAGAAAAAGTATTAGCAATTGCAGGAAAACCTGGACTTTATAAATTAGTAACACAAACACGAGGTGGTTTTGTTGCTGAATCTTTATTAGACAAAAAGCGTATTTCTATTAGTATTCAACAAAATGTAAGTGTACTTAGCGAAATAGCTATTTATACTTTAACAGAAGAAGTGCCTTTGGTAAACGTTTTAGCAAGTATAAAAACTAAAGAAAACGGCGAGCAAACACGAGTAAAAGCAAAAGATAGTAGTGATAAATTAGAAGAATACTTTTTTGAAATATTACCAGATTATGATGAAGATAGGGTGTATGTAAGTGATATAAAAAAAGTAATTAAGTGGTATAATTTATTACAAGAACATAATATGTTGGATTTATTAGATTCTAAAGCGGATACTGAAAAAACAGCAGACGAAGAAGAATAG
- the def gene encoding peptide deformylase codes for MILPIIAYGDPVLKKKATDIEKGYPNFDTLLSNMFDTMNNAYGVGLAAPQIGLSIRLFIVDTTPFSEDEELTEEEKAQLKAFKRVFVNPKIIKEEGEEWAFNEGCLSIPNVREDVFRKPKITIEYLDENFEPHTEVFDGWIARVIQHEYDHIEGVLFTDKLSAFKKRLIKGKLINISKGKIDVDYRMRFPAQKKTR; via the coding sequence ATGATTTTACCAATTATAGCCTACGGCGACCCTGTTTTAAAGAAAAAGGCAACGGATATTGAAAAAGGATATCCAAATTTTGATACGCTTTTATCAAATATGTTTGATACTATGAACAATGCCTATGGAGTAGGGCTAGCCGCTCCTCAAATAGGATTGTCAATTCGATTGTTTATTGTTGATACAACACCTTTTTCAGAAGATGAAGAGCTAACAGAAGAAGAAAAAGCTCAGCTAAAAGCATTTAAACGTGTTTTTGTAAATCCTAAAATCATTAAAGAAGAGGGGGAAGAGTGGGCATTTAACGAAGGCTGTTTGAGTATCCCGAATGTTAGGGAAGATGTTTTTAGAAAACCCAAAATAACGATTGAATATCTGGATGAAAACTTTGAACCACACACTGAGGTTTTTGATGGTTGGATTGCTCGCGTCATTCAGCATGAATATGACCATATTGAAGGTGTTTTGTTTACTGATAAATTATCAGCATTTAAAAAGCGCTTGATAAAAGGTAAGCTTATAAATATTTCTAAAGGTAAAATAGATGTAGATTATAGAATGCGATTTCCTGCACAAAAAAAGACGCGATAA
- the ruvX gene encoding Holliday junction resolvase RuvX, protein MARILAIDYGMKRTGIAVTDELQIIASGLTTINTNELIKYLKEYTTKETVELFVIGEPKQMDNTASESEALITPFIVKLEKQFPHIPIVRVDERFTSKMAFQTMIDSGLKKNQRKNKALVDEISATLILQSYLYSK, encoded by the coding sequence ATGGCTCGTATTTTGGCAATAGATTATGGAATGAAAAGAACCGGTATAGCGGTAACTGACGAGCTACAGATTATTGCTTCTGGCTTAACAACTATAAATACAAACGAACTTATAAAGTATTTAAAAGAATACACCACTAAAGAAACTGTTGAACTGTTTGTTATTGGAGAACCTAAACAAATGGATAATACGGCCTCTGAAAGTGAAGCACTTATAACGCCATTTATAGTTAAATTAGAAAAGCAATTTCCTCATATTCCTATTGTTCGTGTTGATGAAAGGTTTACTTCTAAAATGGCATTCCAAACCATGATTGATAGTGGGCTCAAGAAAAATCAACGGAAAAATAAAGCATTGGTAGATGAAATTAGTGCCACGCTTATTTTGCAAAGTTATTTGTATTCAAAGTAG